From the Colius striatus isolate bColStr4 chromosome 6, bColStr4.1.hap1, whole genome shotgun sequence genome, the window ATCTGTAACAAACTTGAAAGGGGTAGAGGGGTGATCAGTTGGAGTGTTTTCAGTTTGTTATAACAGAACTAGACATAATGAAGTAATTTAACGAGTCTGTGACTTTGCTTTGTACAGTCAGTGCTCAGTACAAACTATAtacagaattaaaagaaaaactggttttaagTATCTTTAGCCTTTCCTCTCCTACTATGGTGAAAATCTTCCATGTTAGAAATTCTGTGAGAAActaatgtgtttgttttccctttgtcaGTGTCCCATTTCACCTTAGTCTTTGTACTTAAAAGTATATTGATTTGACAAAACATTTATTGCTGGAGAAGAACCTTTGAGGATGTGAAGTATCTGAAAATCTTGATAAACTAGTTGCAAATTGTCAGTGTCTTCCTGattaaatgaaagaatattgagtgaatttttttttgttctagcTTAGTCTAGTCAAATCTGTATTGTGCTGtggcaaacagaaaacattttctagTGGAAGTACTGACTAAACCTCTCATTCTAATAGTTTGAATGATGCTACTATAATAAGCtttcttttagaaagaaaactggGTTTATTTGTAGTAAGTATAAACACCGTCTGTGAAGGATTTACTTTTGTTAAGTATTTTTATTCCCAGAGCCATTTTCTGTTAGGTCTACATTCTGTGTTTCAAGAATATAAAAGCCACAGTGGAAacagtaaaaagcaaaattaaaaatacaagttcTCTTTCTGAATGTGTCTTTGAGTTAACTGACTCAAACAAAAACTGAGAAATCATTCTTAAAACGGGACATAAAACTTATGGATTTAGCAGTATAAAAAATTTCAAGTATAAAAATTAGACCCAAGTTTTGTAATGCAAGTTTCATTTTGTAATGAAATTTGATACTTTTTAATAAACAAGATAATTCCCTTAACTGTGATTTCTATAACTGAAAGCTATTTTTACACATGTGttgttttttctggtttggtcAATAAATTTCATTACAAATATTGTTACATAAATACTGTGTTTCTGATCAAAAGGTCAGTTTTCTATTTCTAGGTGTTAGTAAGTTGGAAAACTCAGTTGGCCAGGCGTTGATTCTGTGCAAGATAATAAAGGTTTcaacatttttatcttttcttccaaCTTTTAATAAAACAGACATTTCTTTCACTGCTGTTTACCTTCAAACTCAGATATGTTTTAGCAGTTAGCAATTAGTTTTACAAGTATTAGTGCAGATTTTGAGAGCTTTTTGGATGACAGGTACCACACTTTTTAAAGGAAGGTAAAGGAATGGTGTTGTTACCATTCTCAACAAATTGTTGATTAAAGCTGACAGACATATTGAGACTATAATTTTAGTATTGATGACTGTTATGCTTTTTCCTACAGATAAGGGCTATTCATGGGTCTGTGTACATATGTTTATGTTCATTTGTACTCCACAAATGTAAAACAGAATACGTTAAGTGCACGTCTGTGCCTTTCATTTATGGTGACATGTGatagctgtcttttttttctcgttttcttggtatttttatcaaaatattttcacaaaatTCTACAACGGtgtaggttggaagggacttctggagCTGGATCATCTTGTCCAGCTGCCCTACTCAAGCAGGGTCACATAGATCAGATTGCCCAGGACTATGTCCAGGTTACTTTTGACTATCTACAATGAGGTCTTTACAAACCTTGGCAACCTGTGGCATTGCTCAGCCACCCTCACAATAACAAAGTGTTTCCAGATATTCATATGACACCTGGGTTTCAGTCTGTACCTGTTGCCTCTTGCCCTATCACCAGGGACCATGGAAGAGAGTCTGGCCCTGTCTCCTTTGCACCCTTCCTccaaatatttatatatgttgatgaggtccccttagaccttcttttttccaggctaaacagtcccagctcttcCAACCTTTCCCTAGATGGGCGATGCTTTAGTCCCTCAATCAGCTtagtggtcctgtgctggacttttTCCAGTAGCTCTGGATCTCTGTTGAACTGTAGAACTGGATACAGTGCATCAGGAGTTGGCCTCACTAGTGCCGCATACAGGGGAAGGTTCACCTTGACCTGGTGTCAATACGTTGTCTAATGCCACCCAGCATACCATTAGCTGTATTTGCCACAAGCACACATTGCTGCTTGTGTTCAGCCTGTTGTCCGTGGGGATCCCCAGGACCTTTCCTGCCAAAGTTGCTTTCCAGACAGATGGCTCCCAGCATATattggtacatggggttgtttctccccagcagctgcaggacttTGCAGTGCGCAAGGTTACTGCCAGCCTATGTCTTCAGCGTGTTGAGGTCTCATGAATGGCAGCATACCTCTCTAGTGTATCAGCCACTCCTCTCAATTTTGTCTTCAGCACACTTGTGAGGGTATACACTGCTTCTTCATCCAAGCCCCTACAGTAAACTGCTACTTACTAGCTGTCAACTAGATTTTGTGCCACTGATCACAACCTGCTGGGCTCAGTTATTCAGCCGTTCAGTTTTCTAATGTTTTCCTCATAATTGTTTGTAAATGTAATTGTTTCTAAACAGTAAATTGTTCCACTTGCAGTACCTATGTAAGCAAAATCTTACCGTTATTAACTGTGAGAGTTGGTGGTCATCATTGTACTTGATGACAGCTTCAGTAAGGCCACTGGAACTTTGTAATAATGCTGTGAAATTTTGAGTGTAGATAGAGTAGTTTTTGTTTCCACTTATTAAaagtttttggttttgcctAGAGACGGAAGAAATGATACTAAATTGGAACCTTAAAATCTCAACTAAAATTCTTGTTTTTCCTATACCTCCGATCTGTATGCTggtatttgtatttttctgtggAATTCAGATTAGAAACTTCTTCAAAAGCAGTCTACTGTTAGTATACAAACAAAGTAGTTTACTTCTGCAGTTGGGTAGCAGGTGAGCCACATGGCCAACTTCTGAGTTTTTACAGGTTCTCATTTTGAAATTTTCTTTACTGGAAACTAAACTCAAACCTACAAATGTGCATAAATGTTGTTATTGATGTGGATAAGCGTGCTACCCATTGGAAGTATGAACCTGAATAGAAGTATTCTATGTGAATAGTGGGTTGGGTTTAGagcttttgtgtttttatttgttgtaGTAGAAAATGCCTTCTAGTGCCTAGTACCCATAtgctatgaagaaaaacaacaattaGAGCTTTtgggtgtggggtgggtttttttggtgggtttttgatttctgtttttgggaggggtttttttttggtttttttttttttttagaagtatACTGAGCACCTGTTAGAGTAGGTGATCAACCGTCACTGAACTGTACCTAAAACCTGATTTATAATATAAATAGCATTAACACAAATGAATTATGAGCTTAAGATCTCATTTAAAATAGTTACAAAATGTTCATATGCACAGAAAAGAATTTCAGGGTGAGCAAGCAACAGCACTTTTAATAATCTCTGTTCTCTCATGAGTGTTAGAAAGAAGTACACGcagtcttaatttttttctcctttgttttctttaggaaGATGGTCCTCCTCATCCTGGTTATCTGAGGTTCTCTCAATGACAAGCTGAAGCAGGAACAACCAAATGCTGTTTCTTAAACCCTGGATATACAACTTAAATTTGTAGGAACCTTTCCAGAATGAAAACCACATACAGTTACCTTGATAATTGCAAAAGGATGAGAGGAAAGTTATGATGGCAAAAAACAAAGAGCCACGTCCCCCATCTTATACTGTTAGTGTTGTTGGACTGTCTGGAACTGAAAAGGATAAAGGTAATTGTGGAGTTGGAAAGTCGTGTTTGTGCAATAGATTCGTTCGTTCAAAAGCAGATGAATATTATCCTGAGCATACCTCTGTGCTTAGCACAATTGACTTTGGAGGGAGAGTTGTTAACAATGATCACTTTTTGTACTGGGGTGACATAACACAAAGTGGTGAGGATGGAATTGAGTGCAGAATTCATGTAATTGAACAGACTGAGTTCATTGATGATCAGACTTTCTTGCCTCATCGGAGTACGAATTTACAACCATATATAAAAcgtgcagctgcctccaaacTGCAGTCAGCAGAAAAACTAATGTATATTTGCACAGATCAGCTAGGCCTCGAGCAAGACTTTGAGCAAAAACAAATGCCTGAAGGGAAATTAAGCATAGATGGGTTTTTGTTGTGCATTGACGTCAGCCAAGGATGCAACAGGAAGTTTGATGATCAACTTAAATTTGTGAATAATCTCTATATCCAGCTCTCAAAATCTAAAAAGCCCATAATAATAGCAGCAACAAAATGTGATGAATGTGTGGATCATTATCTGCGAGAGGTTCAGGCTTTCGCTTCAAATAAGAAGAACCTTGTGGTAGTAGAAACATCAGCAAGATTCAATGTCAACGTTGAAACATGTTTCACTGCACTGGTACAAATGATGGATAAAACACGTGGTAAACCTAAAATAATCCCCTATCTGGATGCCTATAAAACTCAAAGACAACTAGTTGTTACAGCAACAGATAAGTTTGAAAAACTTGTGCAGACTGTGAGAGACTATCATGCGACCTGGAAGACTGTTAGTAATAAACTGAAAAACCACCCTGATTATGAAGAGTACATAAATTTGGAAGGAACAAAAAAGgccaaaaatacattttccaaaCACATAGAGCAGCTTAAACAGGAGcatattagaaaaagaaaagaagaatacaTTAATGCATTGCCAAGAGCGCTTAATACTCTTCTGTCAAATCTTGATGAGATTGAACACTTGAGCTGGTCAGAAGCCTTAAAAGTAATGGAGAAAAGGCCTGACTTCCAGTCCTGTTTTGTAGTGCTTGAAAAAACGCCCTGGGATGAAACTGACCATATAGATAAAGTGAATGACAGAAGGATTCCATTTGACTTGCTCACTACGCTGGAGGCAGAAAAAGTTTACCAAAACCATGTGCAGCATCTTATATCTGAGAAAAGGAGGGTGGAAATGAAGGAGACATTCAAAAAAACTCTTGAAAAAATCCAGTTCATTTCACCTGGGCAGCCATGGGAAGAAGTTATATGTTTTGTGATGGAGGATGAAGCGTTCAAATACATCACTGATGCAGACAGTAAGGAAGTGTATGGGAGGCATCAGAGGGAAATTGTTGAAAAAGCCAAAGAGGAGTTTCAGGAAATGCTTTTTGAACATTCAGAGCTGTTTTATGACCTGGATCTTAATGCAACACCGAGTTCAGATAAAATGAGTGAAATTCATGCAGTTCTGAGTGAAGAACCTAGATATAAAGCTTTACAGAAACTTGCACCCGATAGAGAATCTCTTCTACTTAAACACATAGGATTTGTTTATCACCCAACTAAGGAAACTTGTCTCAGTGGCCAAAATTGCACGGACATTAAGGTAGAGCAGTTACTTGCCAACAGTCTTCTGCAACTGGACCATAGCCGCTCAAATTTATACCACGATAGTGCCAACATCGATAAAGTCAATCTTTTCATTTTGGGCAAAGATGGCCTTGCACAAGAATTGGCAAATGAAATTCGGACACAGTCCACTGATGATGAATATGCATTAGATGGAAAAATATATGAACTAGATCTTAGGCCAGTTGATGCAAAATCCCCGTACCTGCTGACTCAGCTGTGGACCTCAACCTTCAAACCACACGgttgtttctgtgtgtttaaCTCTATTGAATCACTGAATTTTATTGGGGAGTGCATTGCAAAAATAAGGGCTGAAGCATCTCAGATAAGGAGAGACAAGTATATGGCTAATCTTCCATTTACGTTAATACTGGCTAACCAGAGGGACAGTGTTAGCAAGAATCTACCTATTCTGAGACATCAGGGACAGCAGTTGGCCAACAAATTACAGTGCCCTTTTGTAGATGTGCCTGCTGGTACATATCCACGCAAATTTAATGAGACCCAGATAAAACAGGCTCTGAGGGGAGTACTGGAAGCAGTTAAACACAATTTCGATGTTGTAAGTCCAGTTCCCACCATTAAAGATCTGTCAGAAGCTGACTTAAGAATTGTCATGTGTGCCATGTGTGGTGATCCATTTAGTGTGGATCTTATTCTCTCACCCTTCCTTGACTCTCACTCCTGTAGTGCTGCTCAGGCTGGCCAGAATAATTCTTTGATGCTTGATAAAATAATAGGTGAAAAGAGGCGTCGGATACAGATAACTATATTATCATATCATTCTTCGATTGGTGTAAGGAAGGATGAACTTGTTCACGGATATATCCTGGTCTATTCTGCGAAGCGGAAGGCATCCATGGGAATGCTTCGGgcatttctttctgaagttCAGGATACGATTCCTGTCCAGCTAGTGGCTGTTACTGATAGCCAGGCAGACTTCTTTGAGAATGAAGCAATCAAGGAACTCATGACTGAAGGAGAACACATAGCAACAGAAATTACTGCTAAATTTACAGCTTTATATTCATTATCTCAGTATCATCGTCAAACTGAGGTTTTTACTTTGTTCTTCAGTGATGtattagagaagaaaaacatgatTGAAAGTTCTTACATGTCAGACAGCACAAGAGAAACAACCCATACAAGTGAAGATGTTTTTCCAAGATCTCCCAGAGGAAGTTCCCTTGACTATAATTATCCAGATTCAGAGGATGATACTGAAGGACCACCACCTTACAGTCCAATTGGTGATGATGTAAGGTTACTCCCAGCACCTAGTGACCGTTCAAAGTGCCGACTCGATTTGGAAGGAAATGAATACCCTATTCACAGTACCCCACTCAATTGTCATGACCATGAACGCAACCATAAAGTGCCTCCTCCAATAAAGCCGAAACCACTCGTTCCAAGAACAAATGTGAAAAAACTGGATCCTAACCTCCTGAAAACAATTGAAGCAGGTATTGGCAAAAACCCCAGGAAACAACCTACTCGGGTGTCTGCAGCACCACCAGAAGATATAGACCAATCTGACAACTATGCTGAACCCATTGACACTATTTACAAACACAAAGGATTTGCAGATGATATCTATGCGGTTCCAGATGACAGTCAGAATCGTATTATTAAAGTTCGAAATTCAGTTGTTATAAATGCCCaaagtgaggaagaaaatggaTTTTCTGATAGAATATCCAAAAGTCATGGGGAAAGAAGGCcttcaaaatacaaatacaaGTCTAAGACTTTGTTCAGCAAAGCTAAGTCTTACTATAGGAGAACACATTCAGATGCAAGTGATGACGAGGCTTTCACcacctttaaaagaaaaggaagacatCGTGGAAGTGAAGAAGATCCACTTCTTTCACCCGTTGAAACATGGAAGGGTGGCATAGATAACCCAGCTATTACATCGGATCAAGAATTGGATgataaaaaattgaaaaagaaaactcacaaagcaaaagaagataAGAAGGTAAGTCAATtgatttaaatattatttacaaCTTCACTGTAAGAAGGAAAGAGTTAAAATATGCAGGAGTTgcactgaattttaaaacaagtgCTTTGAAATTTTGATGTAGCATTGTTTCATCTTTGTCCAAGTTTCTACTAAACTTCCTCAGAACTAGCAAACCTGAGGGAGTGAGATGGTTTGTCTGCCTAATCAGCTGTTCAGTAAGTTTCAGTTCTTTTCACCTTTGTAGGTATGTGTGCAGTTTCCCTTTTATATGGGTAAGTGGAGACCAAATTTGATCAACAGATCCTTTTTTGTTAAtcataatatctttttttttcttctgaaggggaaaaaaaaagctgctttatGTGTTCTTGAGTAGAACTGGTTCTTACAGTTCTTGCCATTCTAAGCTGTTGGAATGAAGTTAAGGGCTGGTGAATGAATGGGGTGGTTTCTCTTTAATTCTAAGTTGTCTACCTGGAACtcaaaaacaagcacaaaaagGAAACTGCATGGAGGTTTTACTGACTGCTGCATTTTCTTAGTGTGGGCAAGGAAGTAATAAAATTCAAAGCTCTAGTAGCTGTACAATTCTTTACTcaaacaaaatgaacaaaatgcCTGCCCCTTATGGGTTTCTAAATAACACTGTGACATTCTACTTGAAAAATGtctatgttttattttgatcttTAGACTTGATGATTACTTATTTCTTGACTTAAGTGTTTTAAGAAGTATTATGTCAAGGTAGTGTTGTGTAGGTTCTGTATTTGTACTCTTTATAGTTTAGATATTAATTTTAGGCAGGCAGTCATTGTCTTGCATGTAGTTTGTGTTTAATATTAAAATCAGGGGTATTCCTGGtcagatattttatttcttgtctcAAAGTCAGCCTACCTTTTTTTGTGTATTGTATTTTGTAGCATTTTAAGAATGTCTCTTTTAGCTTAAATCAGATAGTGATTGAATAGtattcagaaatacattttgttcaAGTAGGGCATAATTTAATTCTACTAATGGATTAAATTCTGTATTGCACTTCATAGTCTGCAGCTGTGATTTGAATTACACATGACTGATTTAAAGGACACTAGATTTTCTTAAGACTTACTCATAAGCATAGATAATGATGTCCTGTGGGTATAAAATCCtatgtttaaaaatgctttggagttattattttttataagattaaatattttaaaaaccagtAATGTGTATACTTTTGACTGAAATAATCTTGCTATATATACATTTAAATGCTATATTCACAACCCTCctattttttcagttcttttgagTTGACAGAAATTTCCTTAGAGTTGGatattaatgtttaaattgtagACCTGGTATAGTGGGATCTTCTGTTGTGAGGCAGCCCAAGTTCTAAGTTTCAGGGTGTTCTATATTTTGGAGTGGTTAAGACTCTTGAACAAGAGTATAGGTGTTTCAAATTTTCTTCAATGtaccttttggttttgttttgtttttttttgttcagtgtttTGTAGGGGGTTTGCAAGTCATGATCCAGGACTGCTACTTTAAAATTAGTCAGAGAAAATTTTTAATAAGTGCAAGTTATTGTAATGATAAGAAAGCAAATTTAACTTGgtagtttaaaatgtttttgcaaGCATTCAAAATAGCTATGAATGATGAGTACTTACTGCTTTTGATAAGTAATGAGTTGACTTGTGTGATGTTGAAGTGAGAGTAGTTCTAGTTCACGTGATGAGTTGGTCTGGTTTGTAATACAGTCCTTTAGTTTTTTCAAC encodes:
- the ARHGAP5 gene encoding rho GTPase-activating protein 5, with protein sequence MMAKNKEPRPPSYTVSVVGLSGTEKDKGNCGVGKSCLCNRFVRSKADEYYPEHTSVLSTIDFGGRVVNNDHFLYWGDITQSGEDGIECRIHVIEQTEFIDDQTFLPHRSTNLQPYIKRAAASKLQSAEKLMYICTDQLGLEQDFEQKQMPEGKLSIDGFLLCIDVSQGCNRKFDDQLKFVNNLYIQLSKSKKPIIIAATKCDECVDHYLREVQAFASNKKNLVVVETSARFNVNVETCFTALVQMMDKTRGKPKIIPYLDAYKTQRQLVVTATDKFEKLVQTVRDYHATWKTVSNKLKNHPDYEEYINLEGTKKAKNTFSKHIEQLKQEHIRKRKEEYINALPRALNTLLSNLDEIEHLSWSEALKVMEKRPDFQSCFVVLEKTPWDETDHIDKVNDRRIPFDLLTTLEAEKVYQNHVQHLISEKRRVEMKETFKKTLEKIQFISPGQPWEEVICFVMEDEAFKYITDADSKEVYGRHQREIVEKAKEEFQEMLFEHSELFYDLDLNATPSSDKMSEIHAVLSEEPRYKALQKLAPDRESLLLKHIGFVYHPTKETCLSGQNCTDIKVEQLLANSLLQLDHSRSNLYHDSANIDKVNLFILGKDGLAQELANEIRTQSTDDEYALDGKIYELDLRPVDAKSPYLLTQLWTSTFKPHGCFCVFNSIESLNFIGECIAKIRAEASQIRRDKYMANLPFTLILANQRDSVSKNLPILRHQGQQLANKLQCPFVDVPAGTYPRKFNETQIKQALRGVLEAVKHNFDVVSPVPTIKDLSEADLRIVMCAMCGDPFSVDLILSPFLDSHSCSAAQAGQNNSLMLDKIIGEKRRRIQITILSYHSSIGVRKDELVHGYILVYSAKRKASMGMLRAFLSEVQDTIPVQLVAVTDSQADFFENEAIKELMTEGEHIATEITAKFTALYSLSQYHRQTEVFTLFFSDVLEKKNMIESSYMSDSTRETTHTSEDVFPRSPRGSSLDYNYPDSEDDTEGPPPYSPIGDDVRLLPAPSDRSKCRLDLEGNEYPIHSTPLNCHDHERNHKVPPPIKPKPLVPRTNVKKLDPNLLKTIEAGIGKNPRKQPTRVSAAPPEDIDQSDNYAEPIDTIYKHKGFADDIYAVPDDSQNRIIKVRNSVVINAQSEEENGFSDRISKSHGERRPSKYKYKSKTLFSKAKSYYRRTHSDASDDEAFTTFKRKGRHRGSEEDPLLSPVETWKGGIDNPAITSDQELDDKKLKKKTHKAKEDKKPKKKSKTFNPPIRRNWESNYFGMPLQDLVTPEKPIPLFVEKCVQFIEVTGLCTEGLYRVSGNKTDQDNIQKQFDQDHNISLKSMGVTVNAVAGALKAFFADLPDPLIPYSLHQELLETSKIVDKTERLHELKEIVRKFHPVNYDVFKYIITHLNRVSQQSKTNLMTADNLSICFWPTLMRPDFENREFFSTTKIHQSIIETFIQQCQFFFYNGDIVEVPNPVACQPPPSNAVQMVEPMVPLQLPPPLQPQLIQSQLPADPLGII